Proteins from a genomic interval of Gossypium hirsutum isolate 1008001.06 chromosome A09, Gossypium_hirsutum_v2.1, whole genome shotgun sequence:
- the LOC107944216 gene encoding chaperonin CPN60-2, mitochondrial produces MYRFASSLASKARAARNTTYQIGSRLSWNRNYAAKDIKFGVEARALMLKGVEELSDAVRVTMGPKGRNVVIEQSYGAPKVTKDGVTVAKSIEFKDKVKNIGASLVKQVANATNDVAGDGTTCATVLTRAIFTEGCKSVAAGMNAMDLRRGITMAVDAVVTNLKSRARMISTSEEIAQVGTISANGEREIGELIAKAMEKVGKEGVITIQDGKTLYNELEVVEGMKLDRGYISPYFITNTKTQKCELDDPLILIHEKKVSSLNAVVKVLELALKRQRPLLIVAEDVESEALATLILNKLRAGIKVCAIKAPGFGENRKSSLHDLAVLTGGEVITEELGMNLEKVDLDMLGTCKKVTVSKDDTVILDGNGDKKAIEERCEQIRSAIELSTSDYDKEKLQERLAKLSGGIAVLKIGGASEAEVGEKKDRVTDALNATKAAVEEGIVPGGGVALLYASKELDKLPTANFDQKIGVQIIQNALKAPVHTIASNAGVEGAVIVGKLLEQDNPDLGYDAAKGEYVDMVKAGIIDPLKVIRTALVDAASVSSLMTTTEAVVVELPKDEKDVPAMPGGMGGMDY; encoded by the exons ATGTATCGTTTTGCTTCAAGCCTTGCTTCTAAAGCTAG GGCTGCTAGGAACACTACATATCAG ATTGGTAGTAGGTTGAGTTGGAATAGGAACTATGCTGCAAAAGATATTAAATTTGGGGTTGAAGCTCGCGCTTTGATGCTTAAAGGTGTTGAAGAGCTTTCTGATGCTGTTAGAGTAACCATGGGTCCTAAG GGTCGGAATGTGGTTATTGAACAAAGCTACGGTGCTCCTAAAGTGACTAAAGATGGTGTAACTGTTGCAAAGAGTATTGAATTCAAAGACAAAGTGAAGAACATTGGTGCGAGTCTTGTGAAACAAGTTGCAAATGCCACCAATGATGTAGCTGGTGACG GAACTACCTGTGCAACGGTGCTTACACGAGCAATTTTTACCGAAGGATGCAAGTCTGTTGCTGCAGGAATGAATGCAATGGACCTTAGGCGTGGCATAACAATGGCAGTTGATGCCGTTGTTACAAACTTGAAAAGCCGGGCAAGGATGATTAGCACATCTGAAGAGATTGCTCAG GTTGGAACAATATCGGCTAATGGAGAGAGGGAAATTGGTGAGTTGATTGCAAAGGCCATGGAGAAGGTTGGCAAAGAAGGGGTGATAACAATTCAG GATGGTAAAACATTATATAATGAGTTGGAAGTTGTCGAGGGCATGAAGCTAGACAGGGGCTACATATCCCCATATTTCATCACCAACACTAAAACCCAAAAATGT GAATTAGATGATCCTCTTATCCTAATTCATGAGAAGAAAGTATCAAGCTTGAATGCTGTTGTAAAAGTATTAGAGTTAGCTTTAAAG AGACAAAGGCCCTTGCTGATTGTAGCTGAAGATGTAGAGAGCGAAGCACTTGCTACGCTCATTCTTAACAAGCTTCGTGCTGGAATCAAG GTCTGTGCCATCAAAGCCCCCGGTTTTGGAGAAAACAGGAAGTCTAGTCTGCATGATCTTGCTGTCCTCACAGGAGGAGAG GTTATAACAGAAGAACTTGGCATGAACCTTGAAAAGGTGGATCTGGACATGCTCGGCACTTGCAAAAAG GTTACTGTCTCGAAGGATGACACTGTTATTCTTGATGGGAATGGTGACAAAAAAGCCATTGAGGAAAGATGTGAACAG ATTAGATCAGCAATTGAATTGAGCACCTCTGATTATGATAAGGAGAAGTTGCAAGAGAGATTGGCAAAACTTTCTGGTGGTATTGCTGTCTTGAAG ATTGGTGGAGCTAGTGAAGCTGAAGTTGGAGAGAAGAAGGATAGAGTTACAGATGCATTAAATGCTACAAAGGCAGCTGTAGAGGAAGGCATCGTGCCAG GAGGTGGTGTTGCTCTTTTATATGCATCGAAAGAGTTGGACAAGCTACCTACGGCCAACTTTGACCAGAAGATTGGTGTTCAAATCATCCAGAATGCTCTAAAG gCACCTGTACACACAATTGCTTCAAATGCTGGAGTTGAGGGAGCTGTCATTGTTGGTAAGCTGTTGGAGCAGGATAACCCTGATCTTGGCTATGATGCAGCCAAAG GTGAATATGTTGATATGGTAAAGGCTGGTATTATTGATCCATTGAAAGTAATTAGAACTGCTTTGGTGGATGCTGCAAG CGTGTCGTCATTGATGACAACTACTGAAGCTGTTGTAGTCGAACTTCCAAAGGATGAGAAGGATGTTCCGGCAATGCCTGGCGGTATGGGTGGCATGGATTATTAA